Proteins from a single region of Dysosmobacter acutus:
- a CDS encoding GntR family transcriptional regulator, which yields MELRKAVYSALLTQIQFGAYRCGEKLPIIEETSERLCVSIDTARAAYLKLKEKGYISLVKNAGATVKAAYDDKETERFIQTFFSTRKDAMMDLGNSLGPLLGNAQWLGLKYASPQTLEAMERLFREEKTAAPFAMLSHLNQKYCALGNSLLMHLVWQMFMFLYDPFFCIEDNQRYFDPSADYLQTLLALCRKKDWSGLRSAVDRSIKQIPSALAWFYESRITFPPPEAETPFIWSSYKKSQQLCYTIAMDILLSISRGIYPAGSLLPSQEELARQRGVSVSTVRRALDLLSSVGAVKSAKYVGTRVLPLDKATDNSDFSKPVLRRRLLDMAESLQLLAISCKEVSLTTLSALDAGSVQRLYGQLKENRDWRRGETLSYYILDLIAKCAPHRAIRTVYSELLRQFFWGYAFRGMKGSQETINQVYDPYLDDLIQALENMDFPQFSAHLERLALYELRTTVEFLWQLNIPGAEKLLIPDVSES from the coding sequence AGCTCCCCATTATAGAGGAAACCAGCGAGCGTTTGTGCGTATCGATTGATACGGCCCGTGCCGCTTATCTGAAGCTCAAGGAGAAGGGGTATATTTCCCTGGTAAAAAATGCGGGCGCCACAGTAAAAGCAGCGTATGACGACAAGGAGACGGAGCGGTTTATCCAGACCTTTTTCTCCACGCGAAAAGACGCCATGATGGATTTGGGGAACTCCCTTGGGCCGCTTTTGGGCAATGCGCAGTGGCTGGGATTGAAATACGCCTCCCCACAGACGCTTGAGGCGATGGAGCGCCTTTTCAGGGAGGAGAAAACGGCGGCTCCTTTCGCAATGCTCAGTCACCTCAATCAAAAGTACTGCGCCCTTGGGAATTCTCTCCTCATGCATCTTGTCTGGCAGATGTTTATGTTTTTATATGATCCTTTTTTCTGTATAGAAGACAATCAGCGCTACTTTGATCCATCTGCCGATTACCTGCAGACTCTTCTGGCCCTGTGCCGCAAGAAGGACTGGTCCGGGCTGCGCTCCGCGGTGGACCGCTCCATCAAGCAGATTCCCTCAGCCCTTGCCTGGTTTTATGAGTCCAGAATCACCTTTCCGCCTCCGGAGGCGGAAACACCTTTCATCTGGAGTTCCTATAAAAAAAGCCAGCAGCTGTGCTACACCATTGCCATGGACATTCTGCTCTCCATCAGCCGGGGGATCTATCCCGCCGGGAGCCTGCTTCCCTCCCAGGAGGAGCTTGCCCGGCAAAGAGGCGTTTCCGTCAGTACAGTCCGCAGGGCGCTTGACCTGCTCTCCAGTGTCGGGGCGGTGAAGTCCGCCAAATATGTGGGTACACGGGTCCTGCCGCTGGATAAAGCTACAGATAACAGCGATTTTTCAAAACCGGTCCTTCGGCGCAGGCTTTTGGATATGGCGGAAAGCCTTCAGCTCCTGGCCATCTCCTGCAAAGAGGTCTCTCTAACCACGCTCTCCGCCCTGGATGCCGGCTCCGTTCAAAGGCTGTACGGACAGCTGAAGGAGAACAGGGATTGGCGGCGCGGCGAGACCCTATCCTATTACATACTGGATTTGATCGCAAAATGCGCTCCCCACCGGGCCATCCGGACCGTCTATTCGGAACTGCTGCGCCAGTTCTTCTGGGGCTATGCGTTCCGTGGGATGAAAGGGAGTCAGGAAACCATCAACCAAGTCTACGACCCCTATCTTGATGACCTGATCCAGGCTCTGGAGAACATGGATTTTCCACAGTTCTCGGCCCATCTGGAACGGCTTGCCCTCTATGAACTTCGCACAACTGTTGAGTTCCTGTGGCAGCTCAATATTCCCGGGGCGGAGAAGCTTCTGATCCCGGATGTAAGTGAAAGTTGA
- a CDS encoding diguanylate cyclase domain-containing protein, whose protein sequence is MQRLLKGLSAEGEALLDLIPGGVMQCRNDGGFTIVGVNEGFLGMFGFTKEEMAEQFQNQFLTMIHPSDRQNFLIEVDRQLIKGDRLSLSYRVLCRDGSYKWTASSAKLFGNDEEERFFCIFLDLTEVRDAQEKLRLSLEHLEIIMSQSSDIIFEWDLSADTISFSPNWLDKFGYPPNYDSRLPKERIFRNFHLDDVDPMAEFMQEAREGRSNAVVDVRIRNSKDQYLWCRIRSATQFSEDNKPLRAVGTISDIDEEKRMVEDLRRRAELDTLTGLYNHAETERRSELYLSGGPDTICAMFIIDVDNFKMVNDGQGHLFGDAVLAELAAGMKRLTRKSDVIGRIGGDEFAMLLKDLPSSQIAEDKARKLLEMFRHLFQGEKRPVAVSCSIGLAIYPWDGADYQSLYHCADLALYQAKSRGKNQFARFDAKSMGTVDRIGYSALGAAIDSDQNTGERGGNLVNYVFQILYDADDIDTAVEAILEIVGRRFDVSRAYVFENSAGGKYTDNTYEWCNEGVTPQKEFLQNYPYENVKGYKELFKDNSIFYCRDVHSLTPAQAALFESQGVCSTLQCALYNGKEFRGFIGFDECTGLRMWNKEEIGILSLVAQLLTTFLLKKREADRNQQIMIQLNTILDKQDAYIYAIRKDTYELLYLNEKTLRLDPMARVGMTCHRAFFGRNSPCGTCPLSGATEVYNPQYDVWTRVQFSPMKWVDSDAYLINCVDITDYKRLQGPEK, encoded by the coding sequence GTGCAAAGACTGTTGAAGGGACTTAGTGCGGAGGGAGAGGCTCTTCTCGATCTCATTCCCGGGGGAGTCATGCAGTGCAGGAATGACGGAGGATTTACCATCGTTGGAGTCAACGAGGGGTTTCTTGGCATGTTCGGATTTACGAAGGAAGAGATGGCCGAACAGTTTCAGAACCAGTTCCTCACAATGATCCACCCGTCGGACCGGCAGAATTTCCTGATAGAAGTCGACAGACAGCTCATTAAGGGCGACCGGCTTTCCCTGAGTTACCGGGTACTGTGCAGGGACGGCAGCTACAAGTGGACCGCCAGCAGCGCAAAGCTGTTTGGAAACGATGAGGAGGAGCGGTTTTTCTGCATCTTTCTGGATCTCACCGAGGTGCGGGACGCGCAGGAAAAGCTGCGGTTGTCCCTGGAGCACCTGGAGATCATCATGAGCCAGTCCTCGGATATCATTTTTGAATGGGACCTCTCCGCGGACACCATATCGTTTTCCCCCAATTGGCTGGATAAGTTCGGATATCCGCCGAATTACGACAGCCGCCTGCCGAAGGAGAGGATTTTCCGCAATTTCCACCTGGATGACGTGGATCCCATGGCCGAGTTTATGCAAGAGGCCAGAGAGGGGAGGTCCAATGCGGTCGTCGACGTCCGTATCCGAAATTCAAAGGACCAATATCTCTGGTGCCGGATTCGCTCAGCCACCCAGTTCAGCGAGGACAACAAGCCCCTTCGCGCTGTGGGAACGATATCCGACATCGACGAGGAAAAACGGATGGTGGAGGATTTGCGCAGGCGGGCGGAACTGGACACGCTGACCGGGCTTTATAACCATGCCGAAACGGAGAGAAGGTCTGAACTGTACCTCTCCGGCGGGCCGGATACAATCTGCGCCATGTTTATCATCGACGTGGACAATTTCAAGATGGTGAACGATGGGCAGGGGCATCTCTTTGGCGACGCGGTATTGGCTGAACTGGCGGCGGGCATGAAAAGGCTGACGCGCAAGAGCGATGTGATCGGAAGGATCGGCGGGGATGAATTCGCCATGCTCCTGAAGGACCTACCGTCCTCTCAAATTGCCGAGGACAAGGCGCGGAAGCTTCTTGAGATGTTTCGTCATCTCTTTCAGGGGGAGAAGCGGCCTGTTGCGGTGAGCTGCAGCATCGGCCTTGCAATCTATCCCTGGGACGGCGCCGATTACCAGTCCCTGTATCATTGCGCGGACCTGGCGCTGTACCAGGCAAAAAGCCGGGGAAAGAACCAGTTTGCCCGCTTTGACGCGAAAAGCATGGGGACGGTGGACCGCATTGGCTATTCCGCCCTTGGAGCGGCCATCGACTCTGACCAGAATACAGGCGAGCGGGGCGGCAATCTGGTCAATTATGTGTTCCAAATCCTGTATGATGCCGATGACATCGACACCGCCGTGGAGGCGATCCTTGAAATCGTGGGCAGGCGCTTCGATGTGAGCCGGGCCTATGTGTTCGAGAACAGCGCCGGCGGAAAATATACCGACAATACCTATGAATGGTGCAATGAGGGAGTCACGCCCCAAAAGGAATTTTTGCAGAATTACCCTTACGAAAATGTAAAGGGATATAAGGAGCTCTTTAAGGACAACTCCATTTTTTACTGCCGGGATGTCCATTCACTCACGCCTGCCCAAGCCGCGCTTTTTGAAAGCCAGGGTGTGTGCTCCACGCTCCAGTGCGCGCTGTACAACGGAAAGGAATTCCGCGGATTTATCGGGTTTGATGAGTGTACGGGCCTGAGGATGTGGAATAAAGAGGAAATTGGCATACTATCACTGGTCGCCCAATTGCTTACAACATTCCTTCTGAAAAAGCGCGAGGCGGACCGGAACCAGCAGATCATGATCCAGCTCAACACCATACTGGACAAACAGGACGCCTACATCTACGCCATCCGGAAAGATACCTATGAGCTGCTGTACCTCAATGAAAAAACCCTTCGGCTCGATCCCATGGCCAGGGTGGGAATGACGTGCCACCGGGCATTTTTTGGCCGGAACTCCCCCTGCGGGACATGTCCCCTGTCCGGAGCCACGGAGGTCTACAACCCCCAGTACGATGTCTGGACCAGGGTGCAGTTTTCCCCCATGAAATGGGTCGACAGCGACGCGTATCTGATAAACTGCGTCGATATCACGGACTATAAGCGGCTGCAGGGGCCCGAAAAGTGA
- a CDS encoding PAS domain-containing hybrid sensor histidine kinase/response regulator: MENKRGAKWSGAKTSVRCPEALDMLKTGMLCCLLDDELTFRWGNSSFFSSIGYSRADFHSRFHSLRQYYAELPDEFILLRQNVLQAERNGGGLEMILRLPSGEGGFSWIKLYGTIADDPVLDTPVLRMELAGVDGLAAEKEGQERLYQQKLHYFHWMLDSYEGNVYISDMDTYELLYVNQHSCDVLGAPAVKLVGKKCYEVIQGRNSPCPFCTNDKLTEESFYEWEFQNPVLERTFRIKNRIINWEGHRARLELSHDMYSTEYKLAKKDQERDALIRSVPGGLVRVDGRDMRTVLWYSGGFLELIGYTKEQFEKELHSQCTYVHQDDMDRTASIMEQSRETGESSMVEGRVVTRDGTVKILMMTYSYVSGEDSWDGIPSYYSVGVDVTAERTEQARQRQALEDAYKAAQIANDAKTNFLSSMSHDIRTPMNAIIGMAVIAQANLRSPEKIQDCLNKINVSSRHLLSLINEVLDMSKIESGKIDLISANVSLPELIEDVMDVFRPLAAQKHQELQINADHVRHETVVTDQSRLQQVLVNLLSNAVKYTPDGGSIGLRVREVPSFAKGRGQYEFIVTDNGIGMSDAFIPHIFEPFSRAEESRINQIQGTGLGMAITQNIVRMMNGTIEVKSTLGEGSQFIVAVAFDLCEEAEENDSELSGLPVLVVDDDRIVCESAAEILDELGMRGSWVLSGQEAVRRVVDAHEAKEDFFSVILDWKMPEMDGLETLRAIRRELGMDVPVIVISAYDCSEIEEEFRLAGADAFITKPLFKSKIAHTFHQFCQSGRSEAAALPAEQAPFRLEGKRILIVEDNQLNREIAAELLKMQGFLIEEAANGQISVEKFESSAPGTYDCILMDIQMPVMDGLQAAEAIRALRRKDAKTVPILALTANAFASDVGKSHSAGMNDHVAKPIELDRLMETLQRWIR, encoded by the coding sequence ATGGAAAACAAGCGCGGGGCAAAGTGGAGCGGGGCAAAAACAAGCGTCAGGTGTCCGGAAGCGCTGGACATGCTGAAGACGGGAATGCTCTGCTGCCTGCTGGACGATGAACTGACCTTCCGGTGGGGAAATTCCAGCTTTTTCAGCAGCATTGGATATTCCAGGGCAGACTTCCACAGCCGCTTTCACAGCCTGCGGCAATATTATGCGGAGCTTCCCGACGAGTTTATATTGCTCCGACAGAACGTATTACAGGCTGAGAGAAATGGCGGCGGCCTTGAGATGATTCTCCGCCTGCCCTCCGGGGAGGGGGGCTTTTCCTGGATAAAGCTCTATGGAACCATTGCGGATGACCCTGTCCTGGACACTCCGGTGCTGCGGATGGAACTGGCGGGCGTGGATGGTTTGGCGGCTGAAAAAGAGGGGCAGGAGCGGCTTTATCAACAGAAACTGCACTATTTTCACTGGATGCTGGACTCCTATGAGGGCAATGTCTATATCAGCGATATGGACACCTACGAGCTGCTGTATGTCAATCAGCATTCCTGTGATGTTTTGGGCGCACCGGCGGTGAAGCTGGTGGGCAAAAAGTGTTACGAGGTGATCCAGGGAAGGAACTCTCCCTGTCCTTTTTGTACCAACGATAAATTGACTGAAGAAAGCTTCTATGAGTGGGAGTTCCAGAATCCGGTCCTTGAGCGGACGTTCCGAATTAAAAACCGAATCATCAACTGGGAGGGCCACCGGGCGCGCCTGGAGCTGTCCCACGATATGTACAGCACGGAATATAAACTGGCCAAAAAGGACCAGGAGCGGGACGCGCTGATCCGCAGTGTCCCCGGTGGATTGGTCCGGGTGGACGGACGGGATATGCGCACCGTCCTCTGGTACAGCGGAGGCTTTCTGGAGCTGATTGGATACACTAAAGAGCAATTTGAAAAGGAACTTCATTCGCAATGCACCTATGTGCATCAGGATGATATGGACCGCACCGCCAGCATCATGGAGCAGTCCCGGGAGACCGGGGAATCCTCAATGGTGGAGGGCCGCGTCGTCACCCGCGACGGAACTGTTAAAATTCTGATGATGACCTACAGCTATGTCAGTGGTGAGGACAGCTGGGACGGGATTCCCTCCTATTACAGCGTGGGCGTCGACGTGACGGCGGAGCGCACGGAGCAGGCCCGGCAGAGGCAGGCGCTGGAGGACGCGTACAAGGCGGCCCAGATCGCCAACGACGCCAAGACCAACTTCCTCTCCTCCATGTCCCACGACATCCGCACCCCCATGAACGCCATCATCGGCATGGCGGTCATCGCCCAGGCCAACTTGCGGTCCCCGGAAAAGATACAGGACTGCCTGAATAAAATCAACGTTTCCAGCCGGCATCTTTTAAGCCTCATCAACGAGGTGCTGGACATGTCCAAGATTGAAAGCGGGAAAATCGACCTGATTTCTGCGAACGTCTCTCTGCCGGAACTGATTGAGGATGTCATGGACGTCTTCCGGCCGCTGGCGGCGCAAAAGCATCAGGAGCTGCAGATCAATGCCGACCATGTGCGGCACGAGACTGTGGTGACGGATCAGAGCCGTCTGCAGCAGGTTTTGGTGAACCTGCTCTCCAATGCCGTCAAATACACCCCTGATGGCGGTTCTATTGGGCTTCGGGTCCGGGAGGTGCCGTCCTTTGCGAAGGGCAGGGGGCAGTATGAGTTCATCGTCACCGACAACGGGATCGGGATGTCCGATGCGTTCATCCCTCATATTTTTGAGCCTTTCTCCCGGGCGGAAGAGTCCAGAATCAATCAAATACAGGGGACTGGACTGGGTATGGCGATCACCCAGAATATCGTGCGCATGATGAACGGCACCATTGAGGTCAAGAGCACCCTTGGAGAGGGGAGTCAGTTTATCGTCGCCGTCGCCTTTGACCTTTGTGAGGAGGCGGAGGAGAACGACAGCGAACTGTCGGGCCTTCCGGTGCTGGTGGTGGACGACGACCGGATTGTCTGCGAAAGCGCGGCCGAAATCCTGGACGAGTTAGGCATGCGGGGCAGCTGGGTGCTCTCAGGGCAAGAAGCGGTGCGCCGCGTTGTGGATGCCCACGAGGCGAAAGAAGATTTCTTTTCTGTGATTCTGGACTGGAAGATGCCCGAAATGGATGGGCTGGAAACACTCAGGGCAATTCGAAGGGAATTGGGCATGGATGTGCCCGTCATTGTGATTTCGGCCTATGATTGCTCCGAGATCGAGGAGGAGTTCCGGCTGGCAGGGGCGGACGCCTTTATCACGAAACCGCTCTTCAAGTCCAAGATCGCCCATACCTTCCACCAGTTCTGCCAGAGTGGCCGTTCTGAGGCCGCCGCGCTCCCCGCTGAGCAAGCGCCCTTCCGGTTGGAGGGCAAACGGATTCTGATCGTGGAGGACAACCAGCTCAACCGGGAAATTGCGGCGGAACTGCTGAAAATGCAGGGCTTTTTGATCGAAGAGGCTGCGAACGGCCAGATTTCGGTGGAGAAGTTTGAATCTTCCGCTCCCGGTACATACGACTGTATCCTGATGGATATTCAGATGCCGGTGATGGATGGGCTTCAGGCTGCCGAGGCAATCCGGGCGCTGAGGCGGAAGGACGCCAAAACCGTCCCCATCCTTGCCCTGACGGCAAACGCCTTTGCCTCGGATGTCGGAAAGTCCCACAGCGCCGGTATGAACGACCACGTGGCAAAGCCCATTGAATTGGACCGGCTTATGGAGACGCTGCAAAGATGGATCAGATAA
- the tsf gene encoding translation elongation factor Ts, whose protein sequence is MAFTAADVKNLREMTGVGMMDCKKALTASEGDIEKAVEWLREKGMAASAKKAGRIAAEGMSYAAVIDGVGIVVEVNAETDFVAKNEKFVEFVKGVAATVAKQNPADLDALMECKYEGTDLTVTQQQQEMVLVIGENIKVRRFARYADGVSVPYVHAGGKIGVLVNLSVEGGIDATEIGKDVAMQIAALNPRFWDKSQVTQDVLDEEKKIMMVQMENDPKMASKPEQVREKIVMGKLNKFYAENCLLQQEFVKDNTTSVEKYMASAAKALGGGVSFKDAVRFETGEGIEKKEENFAAEIASLVK, encoded by the coding sequence ATGGCTTTTACCGCTGCAGATGTAAAGAACCTGCGTGAGATGACCGGCGTTGGCATGATGGACTGCAAAAAGGCCCTGACTGCTTCCGAGGGTGATATTGAGAAGGCAGTTGAGTGGCTCCGCGAAAAGGGTATGGCCGCCTCTGCCAAGAAGGCCGGCCGCATTGCTGCGGAGGGCATGTCCTATGCCGCCGTGATCGACGGCGTGGGCATTGTGGTCGAGGTTAACGCCGAGACCGACTTTGTGGCCAAGAACGAGAAGTTCGTGGAGTTTGTCAAGGGTGTGGCCGCTACCGTGGCCAAGCAGAACCCCGCTGACTTGGACGCTCTGATGGAGTGCAAATATGAGGGCACCGACTTGACCGTCACCCAGCAGCAGCAGGAGATGGTCCTTGTGATCGGTGAAAACATCAAGGTCCGTCGCTTTGCCCGCTATGCCGACGGTGTCTCCGTTCCCTATGTCCATGCCGGCGGCAAGATCGGCGTGCTGGTGAACCTGAGCGTGGAGGGCGGCATCGACGCCACCGAGATCGGCAAGGATGTCGCTATGCAGATTGCCGCGCTGAATCCCCGTTTCTGGGACAAGTCCCAGGTCACCCAGGATGTGCTGGATGAGGAAAAGAAGATCATGATGGTCCAGATGGAGAACGACCCGAAGATGGCTTCCAAGCCTGAGCAGGTCAGAGAGAAGATCGTCATGGGCAAGCTGAACAAGTTCTATGCTGAGAACTGCCTGCTGCAGCAGGAGTTCGTCAAGGACAACACCACCAGTGTGGAGAAGTATATGGCCTCTGCTGCCAAGGCCCTGGGCGGAGGCGTATCCTTCAAGGATGCGGTCCGGTTTGAAACCGGCGAGGGTATCGAGAAGAAGGAAGAGAACTTTGCCGCTGAGATCGCTTCTTTAGTAAAGTAA
- the rpsB gene encoding 30S ribosomal protein S2: MANVVSMKALLEAGVHFGHQTRRWNPKMAPYIYTERNGIYIVDLQKTVKKLEEAYNFVRQLSENGDTLLFVGTKKQAQEAIREEATRCGQFYVNARWLGGMMTNFKTMRTRVDRLNQLKTMQEDGTFDMLPKKEVMKHLGEIEKLEKYLGGVKEMRKLPGALFIVDTRKERNAIAEAHKLGIPVVAIADTNCDPDEIDYVIPGNDDAIRAIKLIASVMANAVVEGKQGEETAEAAAEKAE; the protein is encoded by the coding sequence ATGGCAAACGTCGTATCCATGAAAGCCCTGCTGGAAGCAGGCGTCCACTTCGGTCATCAGACCCGCCGCTGGAACCCCAAGATGGCTCCTTATATTTACACGGAGCGCAACGGCATCTATATCGTTGACCTTCAGAAGACCGTGAAGAAGCTGGAAGAGGCCTATAACTTTGTCCGCCAGCTCTCCGAAAACGGCGACACGTTGCTGTTCGTCGGCACCAAGAAGCAGGCGCAGGAAGCCATCCGCGAAGAGGCCACCCGCTGCGGTCAGTTCTATGTCAACGCCCGCTGGCTGGGCGGCATGATGACCAACTTCAAGACCATGCGCACCCGTGTGGACCGCCTCAATCAGCTCAAGACCATGCAGGAGGACGGCACCTTTGATATGCTGCCCAAGAAGGAAGTCATGAAGCATCTGGGCGAGATCGAGAAGTTAGAGAAGTATCTGGGCGGCGTCAAGGAGATGAGAAAGCTGCCCGGCGCGCTGTTCATCGTGGATACCCGCAAGGAGCGCAACGCCATCGCCGAGGCCCATAAGTTGGGTATTCCCGTCGTAGCCATTGCGGATACCAACTGCGATCCCGATGAGATCGACTATGTGATTCCCGGCAACGACGATGCCATCCGCGCCATCAAGCTGATCGCCTCCGTCATGGCCAACGCCGTGGTTGAGGGCAAGCAGGGCGAGGAGACCGCTGAGGCTGCCGCCGAAAAGGCTGAGTAA
- a CDS encoding YlmC/YmxH family sporulation protein, which produces MQCRIRDLRCKEVINICDGCRLGCVADVDVKVPEGQVVAIVVYGPCRFFGLFGRGEEYYIPWDCIQRIGDDIILIDKPFQRRDPSMERKRRRRF; this is translated from the coding sequence ATGCAGTGCAGGATTCGTGATTTGCGGTGCAAAGAAGTCATCAATATCTGTGACGGCTGCCGTCTTGGCTGTGTGGCGGACGTGGATGTCAAGGTGCCGGAGGGACAGGTGGTGGCGATTGTGGTCTACGGGCCCTGCCGGTTCTTCGGACTGTTCGGAAGGGGAGAGGAGTACTATATCCCCTGGGACTGTATCCAGAGGATTGGGGACGACATCATCCTGATCGACAAGCCCTTCCAGCGCCGCGATCCGTCCATGGAGCGGAAGAGGAGAAGACGCTTTTGA
- the sigG gene encoding RNA polymerase sporulation sigma factor SigG codes for MQGKVEICGVNTSKLKVLKNDETMELLRRTKQGDKAAREELIAGNLRLVLSVIQKFLSRGENVDDLFQVGCVGLIKAIDNFDITQPVRFSTYGVPMIIGEIRRYLRDNSAIRVSRSMRDTAYRVLQAKDKLIAQTQKEPTVEQIAKELGIPREEVVFAMDAIVDPVSLYEPIYSDGGDTICVMDQVSDTRNTDESWIEQIALKEAMKQLGEREKHILSLRFYEGKTQMEVSSEVGISQAQVSRLEKNAINTIKKSL; via the coding sequence ATGCAGGGTAAAGTCGAAATCTGCGGCGTCAACACTTCCAAGCTGAAGGTGTTGAAAAATGATGAGACCATGGAGCTTTTACGGCGTACCAAGCAGGGAGACAAAGCGGCCCGGGAGGAGCTGATCGCAGGCAACCTCCGACTCGTCCTGTCCGTGATTCAGAAATTTCTGAGCCGGGGCGAAAATGTGGATGATCTGTTTCAGGTGGGATGTGTGGGGCTCATTAAAGCCATCGACAATTTTGATATCACACAGCCCGTCCGCTTCTCCACCTACGGCGTTCCCATGATCATCGGAGAAATCCGCCGGTATCTCAGGGACAACAGCGCCATCCGGGTGTCCCGCAGCATGCGGGACACCGCCTACCGGGTCCTTCAGGCAAAGGACAAGCTGATTGCCCAGACACAGAAAGAGCCTACTGTGGAGCAGATCGCCAAAGAGTTGGGCATCCCTCGGGAAGAGGTGGTCTTTGCCATGGACGCCATCGTGGACCCGGTCTCCCTCTATGAGCCAATCTACTCCGACGGAGGAGACACCATCTGCGTCATGGACCAGGTCAGCGACACCCGGAACACGGACGAGTCCTGGATTGAACAGATTGCGCTGAAGGAGGCCATGAAGCAGTTGGGTGAGCGGGAAAAGCACATCCTCTCCCTCCGCTTTTATGAAGGGAAAACCCAGATGGAGGTCTCCAGCGAGGTGGGTATTTCCCAGGCCCAGGTTTCGAGGCTGGAAAAAAACGCCATCAACACCATTAAAAAAAGCCTTTGA
- a CDS encoding patatin-like phospholipase family protein, producing MNENSALILEGGSLRCQFTAGVLDVFMEKGILFPCVAGVSAGALCGINYLSGQIGRTAKINLEFANDKRYMGLGNLVRRHSVFNFDFLFGEVSDTLVPLDRKAFEESAQRFAAVSTDVRTGEMAVHEKGVSEDILLAARASASLPLLAPIVEVDGKRCLDGGVAMPIPVEWALQEGYEKIVLVLTRQKGYRKRPVRRAARMAYERMYRDYPMLLWRLNQVPVHYNELQVKINRLERAGRVFVIRPRDPVMVSRVERDTEKLKALYEIGRESALRRMDEMKAYLDRP from the coding sequence TTGAACGAAAATTCAGCATTGATTTTGGAGGGAGGCTCCCTGCGCTGCCAGTTTACCGCGGGCGTCCTTGACGTGTTTATGGAGAAGGGGATTCTCTTCCCTTGTGTGGCCGGAGTTTCCGCCGGCGCTTTGTGCGGGATCAATTACCTGTCCGGGCAGATCGGCCGCACGGCAAAGATCAACCTGGAATTTGCCAACGATAAGCGCTATATGGGGCTGGGCAACCTGGTCAGGCGGCATTCGGTCTTCAACTTTGACTTTTTGTTCGGCGAAGTGTCGGACACGTTGGTGCCCCTGGACCGAAAGGCCTTTGAAGAGTCCGCGCAGCGCTTTGCGGCTGTCTCCACCGATGTGCGGACAGGGGAGATGGCGGTCCATGAAAAGGGCGTCAGTGAGGACATCCTGCTGGCCGCCCGCGCCTCCGCCAGCCTGCCGCTGCTGGCCCCAATCGTGGAGGTGGATGGAAAGCGCTGCCTGGACGGCGGCGTTGCCATGCCCATCCCGGTGGAGTGGGCGCTTCAGGAGGGGTACGAAAAAATCGTCCTTGTGCTGACCCGGCAGAAGGGATACCGGAAAAGGCCGGTGCGGCGGGCAGCCAGGATGGCCTATGAGCGGATGTACCGGGACTACCCCATGCTGCTCTGGCGGCTGAACCAGGTGCCGGTTCACTACAATGAGCTCCAGGTGAAGATCAATCGGCTGGAGCGCGCCGGAAGGGTTTTCGTCATCCGGCCAAGAGACCCGGTGATGGTGTCCCGGGTGGAGCGGGATACGGAGAAGCTGAAGGCTCTTTATGAGATCGGCAGGGAGAGCGCCCTGCGGCGCATGGATGAGATGAAGGCTTATCTGGACCGACCATGA